The proteins below are encoded in one region of Belonocnema kinseyi isolate 2016_QV_RU_SX_M_011 chromosome 1, B_treatae_v1, whole genome shotgun sequence:
- the LOC117176749 gene encoding uncharacterized protein LOC117176749, whose amino-acid sequence MQGHPPIKERYRVVSPKIQEAMYAEVDRMLAEGVIKEFSREWSAPIVMAKKGDGGYRLCLDFRRLNAISKNDLSAAFNQIPLDESCQEFSAFVVPGRRLFTPEMRPNAFSFCVG is encoded by the coding sequence ATGCAGGGCCATCCACCTATCAAGGAAAGGTATCGAGTAGTGTCCCCTAAGATACAGGAGGCCATGTACGCAGAGGTCGATAGGATGCTTGCCGAAGGGGTGATAAAAGAATTCTCCAGAGAATGGTCGGCTCCTATAGTAATGGCCAAGAAAGGTGACGGGGGTTATCGGCTTTGTTTGGATTTTAGAAGGCTTAACGCCATCTCTAAGAATGATCTCAGTGCGGCCTTTAATCAGATCCCGTTGGATGAGTCTTGTCAAGAGTTTTCGGCATTTGTGGTTCCCGGCAGGAGGCTCTTCACTCCCGAAATGAGGCCTAATGCGTTTTCCTTCTGCGTTGGCTAG